In the Pseudolabrys taiwanensis genome, one interval contains:
- a CDS encoding TetR/AcrR family transcriptional regulator, which produces MTTTSERILDVAQSLIIAGGYNGFSYSDVSAAIGIRKASIHHHFPTKAELVAALVDRYRKQTDAGLASLRDHVSNPAERLQAYLDYWQTCIRDASLPFCVCAMLAGEMQMLPEEVATRVRGHFQNLARWLTAVLQAGAEQGRLRLDNRPEEEAQILMASVHGAMLSARAFNDPGLFGAIVNPQMTRLLALDR; this is translated from the coding sequence ATGACCACGACCTCAGAAAGAATTCTCGACGTCGCGCAGTCTCTCATCATAGCGGGAGGCTATAACGGCTTCAGCTACTCGGACGTCTCGGCTGCCATCGGCATCCGGAAGGCGAGCATCCACCATCACTTCCCGACCAAGGCCGAGTTGGTCGCGGCGCTGGTGGACCGCTACAGGAAGCAGACGGATGCGGGATTAGCGTCTCTTCGCGACCACGTTTCAAATCCTGCCGAGCGGCTTCAGGCCTATCTGGACTATTGGCAGACGTGCATTCGCGACGCCTCGCTGCCCTTCTGCGTCTGCGCGATGCTTGCCGGTGAGATGCAGATGCTGCCGGAAGAAGTCGCCACGCGCGTTCGCGGCCATTTCCAGAATCTCGCGCGCTGGCTGACGGCGGTGCTCCAGGCCGGCGCCGAACAGGGCCGTCTGCGGCTGGACAATCGACCGGAAGAGGAAGCCCAAATCCTCATGGCATCGGTGCACGGCGCCATGCTCTCCGCACGGGCCTTCAACGATCCCGGCCTGTTCGGCGCCATCGTCAACCCGCAGATGACGCGGCTGCTGGCGCTCGATCGTTAA
- a CDS encoding MFS transporter: MTAEERKVIFASSLGTVFEWYDFYIYGTLGVFLAKYFFANVPPNVGFIFALLAFAAGFAVRPFGALIFGRLGDMIGRKYTFLVTMTLMGVGTFFIGLLPGYATLGIMAPVLLIAFRLIQGLALGGEYGGAAIYVAEHAPPGKRGYYTSWIQTTATLGLFMALLLILGIRTVMGEQAFGDWGWRLPFLLSAILLIVSIWIRLSLNESPLFQKMKEEGKASKRPLSEAFGQWSNAKIAILALLGATAGEAVVWYGGQFYSLFFLTQTIKVPAVTAQIMIVIALAIGTPCFIFFGWLSDKIGRKPIMLAGFALAVITYFPLFQGITHFANPKLEAALAASPVTVTADPKQCSFQFKATGTETFTTACDIIKSTLVNLSVNYANVAAPAGTRASVKIGDTELTADTPNLPAAITAAIKAHGYPASADPNDINYPMTVLLLAILVVYVTMVYGPIAAWLVELFPTRIRYSGLSLPYHIGNGWFGGFLPATVFAIVAATGNIYSGLWYPIAVAAMSFVVALIFLPETKDRDITQM, from the coding sequence ATGACCGCCGAAGAACGGAAGGTCATCTTCGCGTCTTCACTCGGCACCGTGTTCGAGTGGTACGACTTCTACATCTACGGCACGCTCGGCGTGTTTCTGGCGAAGTACTTCTTCGCCAATGTGCCGCCGAACGTGGGCTTCATCTTCGCCCTTCTCGCCTTCGCCGCCGGCTTCGCGGTGCGCCCGTTCGGCGCGCTGATCTTCGGCCGCCTCGGCGACATGATCGGCCGCAAATACACCTTCCTCGTCACCATGACGCTCATGGGCGTCGGCACGTTCTTCATCGGTCTGCTGCCGGGCTACGCCACCCTCGGCATCATGGCGCCAGTGCTGCTGATTGCCTTCCGCCTCATTCAGGGCCTGGCGCTCGGCGGCGAGTATGGCGGCGCGGCGATCTACGTCGCCGAGCACGCCCCTCCCGGCAAGCGCGGCTATTACACGTCGTGGATTCAGACGACCGCGACGCTCGGCCTGTTCATGGCGCTGCTGCTGATTCTCGGCATCCGCACCGTGATGGGCGAACAGGCCTTCGGCGACTGGGGCTGGCGTCTGCCGTTCCTGCTCTCGGCCATTCTGCTGATCGTGTCGATCTGGATCCGGCTCTCGCTCAATGAGTCGCCGCTCTTTCAGAAGATGAAAGAGGAAGGCAAGGCCTCGAAGCGCCCGCTGTCGGAAGCCTTCGGTCAGTGGTCGAACGCCAAGATCGCGATCCTCGCGCTGCTCGGCGCCACCGCCGGTGAAGCGGTCGTGTGGTACGGCGGACAGTTCTACTCGCTGTTCTTCCTGACCCAGACCATCAAGGTCCCGGCGGTCACCGCGCAGATCATGATCGTCATCGCGCTCGCGATCGGCACGCCGTGCTTCATCTTCTTCGGCTGGCTGTCGGACAAGATCGGTCGCAAGCCGATCATGCTCGCGGGCTTTGCCCTGGCGGTCATCACCTACTTCCCGCTGTTCCAGGGCATCACCCACTTCGCCAACCCGAAGCTGGAAGCGGCGCTCGCGGCCTCGCCCGTCACCGTGACGGCCGATCCCAAGCAGTGCTCGTTCCAGTTCAAGGCGACCGGCACCGAGACGTTCACCACGGCTTGCGACATCATCAAGTCGACGCTGGTCAACCTGTCTGTGAACTACGCCAACGTGGCAGCCCCGGCCGGCACCCGCGCCAGCGTGAAGATCGGCGACACCGAACTGACAGCCGACACGCCGAACCTGCCCGCGGCGATCACCGCGGCGATCAAGGCGCACGGCTATCCGGCCAGCGCCGACCCGAACGACATCAACTATCCGATGACGGTGCTTCTGCTGGCGATCCTGGTCGTCTACGTGACCATGGTCTACGGCCCGATCGCCGCTTGGCTGGTTGAGCTGTTCCCGACCCGGATCCGCTATTCGGGCCTGTCGCTGCCCTACCACATCGGCAACGGCTGGTTCGGCGGCTTCCTGCCGGCCACCGTGTTCGCCATCGTGGCGGCCACCGGCAACATCTACTCCGGCCTCTGGTACCCGATCGCGGTCGCGGCGATGAGCTTCGTCGTCGCCCTGATCTTCCTGCCGGAGACCAAGGACCGCGACATCACCCAGATGTAG
- a CDS encoding FtsK/SpoIIIE domain-containing protein: MTAITLGTDIFTGEVVQQPLSRFTHMLVAGSTGFGKSVFLLQLISQMVRHPDIDAVHLVDLKEGVEFNAFEHHPNVTIAWELEDLAILIGRLADTVRERQQHLRKQRQRRWSGPRTVLVIDEYSEIQWRAADKATRMQLLDTLNRLAAGSRSAGLILIAATQKPTVDAMDSAFSANLPTRVCFKVASNLVAAMVLGTLDDLRREPGLDPATLRRGWCVMRDGLTGEARYLQPHVAPEAEETRA; the protein is encoded by the coding sequence ATGACCGCGATCACCCTCGGCACCGACATCTTCACCGGCGAAGTGGTGCAACAACCCCTTAGCCGGTTCACCCACATGCTGGTCGCCGGATCGACCGGGTTCGGCAAGTCGGTATTCCTCCTGCAGCTCATCAGTCAGATGGTGCGCCATCCCGACATCGACGCGGTGCACCTCGTCGATCTCAAGGAAGGCGTGGAGTTCAACGCCTTCGAGCACCACCCCAACGTGACCATCGCCTGGGAGCTGGAAGACCTCGCCATCCTCATCGGCCGACTCGCCGATACCGTGCGAGAACGCCAGCAGCACCTGCGCAAGCAGCGCCAGCGCCGCTGGTCCGGCCCGCGCACGGTCCTGGTCATCGATGAGTATTCGGAAATCCAGTGGCGCGCCGCCGACAAGGCCACGCGCATGCAGCTCCTCGACACCCTCAACCGCCTCGCGGCGGGCAGCCGCAGCGCCGGTCTGATCCTCATAGCGGCAACGCAGAAGCCGACGGTCGACGCCATGGACAGTGCGTTCAGCGCCAATCTGCCCACCCGCGTCTGTTTCAAGGTCGCCAGCAACCTCGTCGCCGCGATGGTGCTCGGCACCCTCGACGATCTGCGCCGCGAGCCGGGGCTTGATCCCGCCACGCTACGGCGCGGCTGGTGCGTCATGCGCGATGGCCTGACCGGCGAAGCGCGCTACCTGCAACCGCATGTCGCGCCGGAAGCGGAGGAGACGCGCGCATGA
- a CDS encoding tyrosine-type recombinase/integrase codes for MRIGKGPRIRIRADFGTAEFDAEYQAAITGNPRPRKDSPSSNSLTWLVARYRETTAWHALSMATRRQRENIFKNVLETAGDKPFAKITKATIVAGRERRASTPAQARNFLDAMRGLFRWAVEAQHVKVDPTEGVANPPRKKGDGFIPWTEEHVEAYRKKWPLGTRQRVWMEVLLASGLRRGDAVTFGRQHIKTVDLPDGRKLKLGILNTEKSRRSVPAIFPVTPEFEQILEGGPCGDLTFICTERRQPFGSKDSFGNEFSVACDQAGVPGSAHGLRKLAAIRAVHRGATTAQLRALFAWTNDSMPALYTRAADRQRLAIEAALLLSNDPATSIPAPSPQVRAGTQKAE; via the coding sequence GTGCGCATCGGCAAAGGCCCGCGCATCCGCATCCGCGCCGACTTCGGTACAGCCGAATTCGACGCCGAGTATCAAGCCGCCATCACCGGCAACCCGCGCCCACGCAAAGACAGTCCATCGTCCAACTCGCTGACGTGGCTCGTCGCGCGCTACCGCGAAACAACGGCCTGGCATGCGTTGTCGATGGCAACGCGGCGCCAGCGCGAGAACATCTTCAAGAATGTCCTTGAAACGGCGGGTGACAAGCCGTTCGCCAAGATCACCAAGGCCACCATCGTTGCCGGACGCGAGCGCCGCGCCTCAACCCCGGCCCAGGCCCGGAATTTCCTCGACGCCATGCGCGGCCTGTTCCGCTGGGCGGTTGAGGCGCAGCATGTGAAGGTCGATCCGACCGAAGGCGTCGCCAACCCGCCGCGCAAGAAAGGCGACGGATTCATTCCCTGGACCGAAGAGCATGTCGAGGCCTACCGCAAAAAGTGGCCGCTCGGCACCCGTCAACGCGTCTGGATGGAGGTTCTGCTGGCGAGCGGCCTGCGGCGCGGCGACGCCGTGACGTTCGGGCGCCAGCATATCAAGACGGTCGATCTGCCGGACGGGCGCAAGCTCAAGCTCGGCATCCTCAACACCGAAAAAAGCCGGCGCAGCGTTCCGGCGATCTTCCCGGTCACTCCCGAGTTCGAGCAGATACTGGAGGGAGGTCCCTGCGGCGACCTGACCTTCATCTGTACCGAACGCCGCCAGCCGTTCGGCTCTAAGGACTCGTTCGGCAATGAGTTCAGTGTCGCGTGCGACCAGGCGGGCGTGCCGGGCTCGGCTCACGGACTGCGCAAGCTGGCCGCCATTCGGGCGGTGCACAGGGGCGCCACCACGGCGCAGTTGCGCGCCCTTTTCGCCTGGACCAACGACTCTATGCCCGCCCTGTACACCAGGGCTGCTGACCGGCAGCGTTTGGCGATCGAGGCCGCCCTGCTGCTGTCGAACGATCCGGCAACATCTATTCCCGCACCTAGCCCGCAGGTGCGGGCGGGAACGCAAAAAGCCGAATGA
- a CDS encoding DUF308 domain-containing protein: MQNQSALTASWLKSYYFTRALFSIVWIAAAVLFRGHLGATAFLLVLYPAWDAFANLIDARMNGGLQANPSQTLNVAVSVLTALAVAAAVSDSAYTVLAVFGVWAILAGLLQLYTGVRRWRLYGAQWAMILSGAQSALAGGFMISRAFGPVSPTILDIAPYAGFGAFYFLVSAIWLVFGDYRKAHA, from the coding sequence ATGCAAAACCAATCCGCCCTCACCGCCAGCTGGTTGAAATCGTACTACTTCACGCGCGCGTTGTTCTCGATCGTCTGGATCGCGGCCGCCGTGCTCTTCCGCGGACATCTCGGCGCCACCGCGTTTCTGCTTGTGCTCTATCCAGCCTGGGACGCCTTCGCCAATCTGATCGACGCCCGGATGAATGGCGGCTTGCAGGCCAACCCGTCACAAACGTTGAATGTCGCGGTCAGCGTGCTGACGGCGCTCGCGGTCGCCGCGGCGGTCAGCGACAGCGCCTATACCGTTCTCGCCGTGTTTGGCGTTTGGGCGATCCTGGCGGGTCTGCTGCAACTGTACACGGGGGTCAGGCGCTGGCGTCTCTATGGCGCGCAATGGGCGATGATCCTGAGTGGAGCGCAGTCGGCACTCGCCGGCGGCTTCATGATCAGCCGAGCATTCGGGCCGGTTTCGCCGACGATCCTCGACATCGCCCCCTACGCGGGATTCGGCGCGTTCTACTTCCTGGTGTCCGCGATCTGGCTTGTCTTCGGAGATTATCGCAAAGCACATGCGTAG
- a CDS encoding cold-shock protein encodes MPQGTVKWFNPTKGYGFIQPQEGGKDVFVHISAVERAGLSTLNEGQSVQYELVENRGKTSAENLKVK; translated from the coding sequence ATGCCTCAGGGCACCGTTAAGTGGTTCAATCCGACGAAGGGCTATGGCTTCATCCAACCGCAAGAAGGCGGGAAGGATGTATTCGTGCACATTTCGGCGGTGGAACGTGCAGGCCTTAGCACACTGAACGAAGGACAGAGCGTTCAGTACGAACTCGTCGAGAACCGCGGAAAGACATCCGCCGAGAACCTGAAGGTCAAGTGA
- a CDS encoding copper transporter family protein: MHWYQWLIVGVVALVLMYRWLTHVAERLEREAAAERAQAQLRSKREREEARRRSAALDQARAEDYRQRQREAAARREEAARQHALTVARQRQLANPTQHFYDWMRS, translated from the coding sequence ATGCACTGGTATCAATGGCTGATCGTCGGCGTAGTGGCCCTGGTCCTCATGTACCGGTGGCTTACGCATGTCGCAGAGCGACTTGAACGGGAAGCCGCCGCCGAACGCGCACAGGCGCAACTCCGGAGCAAGCGGGAGCGCGAAGAGGCGCGCCGCCGCAGCGCCGCCCTCGATCAAGCACGCGCGGAGGACTACCGCCAGCGTCAACGGGAAGCGGCGGCACGCCGCGAGGAAGCCGCGCGCCAGCATGCGCTCACGGTCGCGCGCCAGCGCCAGCTCGCCAACCCCACACAGCATTTCTACGACTGGATGCGGAGCTGA
- a CDS encoding protein rep, with product MSGAEAEGQPLDDLFDERRYLPRLAKRASLAIADAFENQGGDYTRIALRMRECGSILEFACYRVGDDEEITRKLVRCSWCRIRLCFLCERARARKRHLNLWQLLRAWLAKRPRDQAILLTLTIRSVSHSELLDAIDRLMASLRRLARCRRFKGAVLAWYRTLEVTRDDETGLWHPHLHVLLIVPPGYFRRSTNGYITQEEWAELWRKFARLDYDPVVDIRALQGVGGGPLDEVGRKSLLEVTKYCTKPSDLVQFDDDGQPYPVDPLVLTTLYDALHGRRLVGMSKALRDLAKQLNLADPEADDADLTDSIPYNAVYLGREFYRWHGGHADYVLVPRAIWSSPQEEQAMPP from the coding sequence ATGTCCGGCGCGGAAGCGGAAGGACAACCGCTCGACGATCTCTTCGACGAGCGCCGCTACCTGCCGCGCCTGGCCAAGCGTGCCTCGCTCGCGATTGCCGACGCATTCGAGAACCAGGGCGGCGACTACACCAGGATCGCGCTCAGGATGCGCGAGTGCGGCTCCATCCTGGAGTTCGCGTGCTACCGCGTCGGCGACGACGAGGAGATCACGCGCAAGCTGGTGCGCTGCAGTTGGTGCCGCATCCGTCTTTGTTTTCTTTGCGAACGCGCCCGCGCCCGCAAACGCCACCTGAACCTCTGGCAGTTGCTCAGGGCCTGGCTCGCCAAGCGCCCGCGCGACCAGGCCATCCTGCTCACGCTGACCATCAGGTCCGTGAGCCACAGCGAACTGCTCGATGCCATCGACCGTCTAATGGCGTCGCTTCGCCGCCTCGCCCGCTGCCGCCGGTTCAAGGGCGCGGTGCTGGCCTGGTACCGAACCCTGGAGGTCACGCGCGACGACGAGACCGGTCTCTGGCACCCGCACCTGCATGTGCTGCTCATCGTGCCGCCGGGCTACTTCCGACGCTCGACCAATGGCTACATCACCCAAGAGGAATGGGCCGAGCTGTGGCGCAAGTTCGCGCGCCTCGACTACGACCCCGTCGTGGACATCCGCGCCCTCCAGGGCGTCGGCGGCGGCCCGCTCGACGAAGTCGGCCGCAAGAGCCTCTTAGAGGTCACCAAATACTGCACCAAGCCCAGCGACCTGGTGCAGTTCGACGACGACGGCCAGCCCTACCCGGTCGACCCGCTGGTCCTCACCACCCTTTACGACGCCCTGCACGGCCGTCGCCTCGTCGGCATGTCGAAGGCGCTGCGCGATCTCGCCAAGCAGCTCAACCTCGCCGATCCCGAGGCCGACGACGCCGACCTCACCGATTCCATCCCCTACAACGCGGTCTATCTCGGCCGCGAGTTCTACCGCTGGCACGGCGGACACGCCGACTACGTCCTCGTGCCGCGCGCGATCTGGTCCAGCCCACAGGAGGAGCAAGCGATGCCGCCGTGA
- the rlmB gene encoding 23S rRNA (guanosine(2251)-2'-O)-methyltransferase RlmB: MSRPPENRPRPGAKPSAKPGAKLGAKPGATREQIERRERFERARREDLRAEADGPVIMYGWHTVTAALQNPARRIRRLLATENAARRLTEEGIPAPPQLEVVRPGAIAERLLPDAVHQGLYLETEPLPAPAIEDLPARGLVLVLDQITDPHNVGAIFRSAAAFAAAAIVTTQRHSPDATGALAKAASGALEHVPLINVQNLARGLAALKASGFTIVGLDSDGEADLAALTLRAPLALVLGAEGKGLRQLTKETCDHLARIDVPGAIKSLNVSNAAALALYVARSKI, encoded by the coding sequence ATGTCCCGACCACCCGAGAATCGCCCTCGCCCGGGCGCGAAACCTAGCGCTAAGCCCGGCGCCAAGCTTGGCGCCAAGCCCGGCGCCACCCGCGAGCAGATCGAGCGGCGCGAGCGCTTCGAGCGCGCCCGCCGCGAGGATTTACGCGCCGAGGCCGACGGGCCGGTCATCATGTACGGCTGGCACACGGTCACGGCCGCCCTGCAGAACCCGGCGCGGCGGATCCGCAGGCTGCTCGCGACCGAGAACGCCGCCCGCCGCCTGACCGAGGAAGGCATCCCCGCGCCGCCGCAGCTCGAGGTCGTGCGCCCCGGCGCCATCGCCGAGCGGCTGCTGCCCGACGCCGTGCACCAGGGCCTCTATCTCGAAACCGAGCCCCTGCCCGCGCCGGCGATCGAAGACCTGCCGGCCCGCGGCCTGGTGCTCGTGCTCGACCAGATCACCGACCCGCATAATGTCGGCGCGATCTTCCGCTCGGCCGCCGCCTTTGCCGCCGCGGCCATCGTCACCACGCAGCGCCACAGCCCCGATGCCACCGGCGCACTCGCCAAAGCCGCCTCAGGCGCACTCGAGCATGTGCCGCTCATCAACGTGCAGAATCTCGCGCGCGGGCTCGCCGCGCTCAAGGCCAGCGGCTTCACGATCGTCGGGCTCGATAGCGACGGCGAGGCCGATCTTGCCGCGCTTACGCTGCGCGCGCCGCTGGCGCTCGTGCTCGGCGCCGAAGGCAAAGGTCTGCGTCAGCTGACCAAGGAGACCTGCGATCACCTCGCGCGCATCGACGTGCCCGGCGCGATCAAAAGCCTGAACGTCTCGAACGCGGCGGCGCTCGCGCTCTACGTCGCGCGCAGCAAGATTTAA